The following are from one region of the Trichoderma breve strain T069 chromosome 5, whole genome shotgun sequence genome:
- a CDS encoding major facilitator superfamily domain-containing protein — protein MIRSSDTQPQIELSSIYQDGANGAINNTEKISANVHAANELADEEGSIAERGEKRPLNFYLAFLAINIVVFIFSLDSTGLSVAIPSIAEQLHGTTLQSFWAGIAFLLATVVTQPLYTSLSDIYGRKGLFQIAFFFFAVGSIVFGLAPNMPAIIIGRLLQGLGGGGLDVLGEIIVTDMTVLKERPTFLGIMAIPTAVGSILGPSLGATLCQAVSPFNI, from the exons ATGATCCGAAGCAGTGATACCCAGCCGCAGATCGAATTATCTTCAATCTACCAAGATGGGGCGAACGGCGCAATCAACAACACGGAAAAGATTTCTGCGAATGTACACGCGGCCAACGAATTAGCCGATGAAGAGGGTTCTATCgcagaaagaggagagaaaaggcccCTCAACTTTTACCTCGCCTTTTTGGCCATCAATATCGTTGTCTTtatcttttctcttgattCTACTGGCCTCTCAGTGGCAATACCG TCTATTGCAGAGCAACTTCATGGCACGACCCTACAATCATTCTGGGCTGGCATTGCCTTCCTCTTAGCTACCGTCGTCACGCAGCCGCTATACACCAGCTTGTCCGACATCTATGGCCGCAAAGGTTTATTCCAaattgccttcttcttcttcgccgttgGATCTATTGTGTTCGGGTTGGCCCCTAATATGCCAGCGATTATCATCGGACGCCTGCTTCAGGGCTTGGGAGGTGGAGGCTTGGATGTTCTCGGCGAGATCATTGTCACTGATATGACCGTGCTCAAGGAGCGACCGACCTTTCTTGGAATTATGGCTATTCCGACCGCGGTGGGAAGCATTCTCGGCCCATCTCTTGGAGCAACCCTCTGCCA GGCAGTTTCACCATTCAACATATAA
- a CDS encoding methyltransferase domain-containing protein has protein sequence MATQSTGQGRAAATKDWSAAQYLKFAEQRTRPSRDLIAQVPLASPTRIIDIGCGPGNSTEVLAKQWPDAHISGMDSSPDMIETARKALPNLDFTVADLATYTPEGPVDLLFSNAVFQWINFEDRIPIISRLIQSLKPGGVFAFQVPDNHTEKSHEAMRAVAENGPWAETLGRLKPALGPFQTPIELYNGLKPLCSSIDVWHTYYQHPLGGHHEIVEWVKGTGLRPFIDPLEPDQKEGFLAAYLEKLKELYPLCDDGSVLLRYPRLFFVAVRA, from the coding sequence ATGGCCACGCAATCAACTGGCCAGGGAAGAGCAGCCGCCACGAAAGATTGGTCGGCGGCTCAGTATCTCAAATTCGCTGAGCAGCGCACCCGACCCTCGCGTGATCTTATTGCTCAAGTGCCTCTGGCATCGCCAACTCGCATTATCGACATTGGATGCGGCCCTGGTAATTCAACTGAAGTCCTTGCGAAACAATGGCCGGATGCGCATATTTCGGGCATGGATTCCTCTCCCGACATGATTGAAACGGCACGCAAGGCACTGCCTAACCTGGACTTTACTGTGGCGGATCTAGCAACTTATACGCCAGAGGGACCGGTTGaccttctcttttccaatGCAGTCTTTCAATGGATCAACTTTGAGGACAGGATCCCCATCATCAGCCGCCTGATTCAATCCCTCAAGCCTGGAGGTGTTTTTGCATTCCAAGTTCCCGACAACCACACGGAGAAATCTCATGAAGCCATGCGTGCAGTTGCCGAGAACGGTCCTTGGGCAGAGACCCTTGGACGACTCAAGCCGGCACTGGGGCCTTTCCAGACGCCTATTGAGCTTTACAATGGACTGAAGCCCCTGTGTTCGTCTATAGATGTGTGGCATACGTATTACCAGCATCCTTTGGGTGGTCACCATGAGATTGTTGAATGGGTCAAGGGCACGGGGCTACGGCCCTTTATCGATCCGCTCGAACCTGACCAGAAGGAAGGATTTCTAGCAGCGTacctggagaagctcaaggagctttATCCCCTTTGCGATGATGGATCTGTCTTGCTGCGATATCCTCGACTATTTTTTGTTGCTGTCCGCGCTTGA
- a CDS encoding nmrA-like family domain-containing protein gives MATKTVLVIGGTGAQGVPIVQELDQHGYYVRVLTRDPESEHSQRLRNVAPNVQYVTGTPTDEDALRSAFAGVDYAFVNLNSFALGIKNEIYWGIRTFEIAVQSGVKHYIWSSLDNYALETNYDDDLRCGHYYGKGHVKQWMSALPQSPMKWSVVCTGPYIEQLWYFQHPKKSDSGVYDFRLPIDDGVIPYVCLDDMGYYVRWIYEHPERSAGLNLDIGVEDVSLEQIAKAFTDATGKPAKATNLTIEQWTQETGLSEEDMEHKIGTSTAPGDPSLLTFRQNFSAWWRIYQNCGTKLGLCKRDYKLLDEIYPGRIRSLKQWMERVGYDGDATRTFEAGIPWGM, from the exons ATGGCTACCAAAACAGTTTTAGTGATTGGAGGAACTGGTGCACAAGGTGTGCCCATTGTACAAG AACTCGACCAACATGGCTACTATGTGCGCGTGCTCACTCGTGATCCCGAGTCTGAACATTCGCAGAGGCTGCGAAACGTCGCACCAAACGTCCAATACGTGACTGGCACACCTACTGACGAGGATGCACTGCGTTCCGCCTTTGCGGGAGTGGACTACGCCTTTGTCAACCTAAACAGTTTCGCCCTCGGTATCAAGAACGAGATATACTGGGGCATAAGGACATTTGAGATTGCAGTGCAAAGCGGTGTGAAGCACTATATCTGGTCATCACTCGACAATTATGCGCTGGAGACCAACTATGATGATGACCTGCGCTGTGGTCACTACTACGGTAAAGGACATGTCAAGCAATGGATGTCAGCATTGCCACAGAGCCCTATGAAGTGGTCTGTTGTCTGCACTGGGCCTTACATTGAGCAACTTTGGTACTTTCAGCATCCTAAGAAGTCAGATTCAGGCGTGTACGACTTTCGCCTACCgattgatgatggagttATTCCATACGTATGCCTGGATGATATGGGTTATTATGTACGATGGATATATGAGCATCCGGAAAGATCTGCGGGACTCAACCTAGACATTGGGGTTGAAGATGTCTCACTGGAGCAAATAGCCAAAGCCTTTACCGATGCCACTGGCAAACCTGCAAAAGCAACTAATCTCACTATTGAACAGTGGACACAAGAGACTGGCTTATCGGAGGAGGATATGGAGCACAAAATAGGGACTTCAACGGCACCAGGTGATCCGTCCCTGCTAACTTTCCGCCAAAACTTTTCCGCATGGTGGAGAATTTACCAGAACTGCGGGACTAAGCTTGGACTCTGCAAGAGGGACTACAAACTCTTGGATGAGATTTATCCAGGAAGGATTAGAAGTTTGAAGCAGTGGATGGAGAGAGTGGGAtatgatggtgatgctacGCGTACCTTTGAGGCCGGCATACCATGGGGCATGTAA
- a CDS encoding pyridoxal-phosphate dependent enzyme domain-containing protein has product MSSTLPKPVNSILGAIGNTPVVRLNNVVPKDAAEVFVKLEYFNPTGSYKDRMARSMVEEAERRGDLKAGMTIVEATGGSTGSSLALISAVKGYRFLVVCSDAFSVEKLRTMAALGAEVDIVPSIGGKVTADLIPSLKRRAEEISKTNGYYYTNQFHNNDALVGYGEIGHELVEQLSDGIDAFCGAVGTAGMATGVAGVLRAKQPDAKIVILEPAESPMLTKGQKGSHTVEGIGSGIIPPHLDQRLYDEVRAIPEAEARDMCRRLAKEEGLLVGTSTGINIVAAIQLAKELGPGKRVVTVAVDTGLKYLNGTLFADD; this is encoded by the coding sequence ATGAGTTCGACTCTCCCGAAACCAGTCAACAGCATCTTAGGCGCAATTGGCAACACCCCGGTGGTGCGCCTCAACAATGTTGTCCCAAAGGATGCTGCAGAAGTCTTTGTCAAGCTGGAATACTTTAATCCAACCGGGAGCTACAAGGATCGTATGGCAAGGTCCATGGTAGAAGAAGCGGAGCGACGGGGAGACTTGAAAGCTGGTATGACCATCGTTGAAGCCACCGGCGGCAGTACAGGGTCATCTTTAGCCCTCATCTCTGCTGTAAAAGGATATCGCTTTTTAGTTGTCTGTTCCGACGCCTTTTCAGTCGAAAAGCTACGCACAATGGCCGCCCTGGGAGCAGAAGTCGACATCGTACCCAGCATTGGCGGAAAGGTTACTGCTGACCTTATACCCTCTTTGAAACGCCGTGCGGAGGAAATTAGCAAGACAAATGGCTATTATTATACCAACCAGTTCCATAACAACGACGCACTTGTTGGTTATGGCGAGATCGGACACgagcttgttgagcagctcagcGATGGCATCGACGCCTTCTGTGGTGCTGTTGGTACCGCCGGCATGGCCACAGGAGTAGCAGGTGTTTTACGAGCAAAGCAACCTGATGCCAAAATAGTTATTCTGGAGCCTGCGGAATCACCGATGCTCACTAAGGGCCAGAAGGGAAGTCACACCGTCGAAGGCATCGGCTCTGGAATTATCCCGCCGCATCTGGATCAGCGATTATACGACGAAGTTCGTGCCATtcctgaagctgaagctcgaGACATGTGTCGTCGCCTTGCTAAAGAAGAAGGGCTGCTTGTTGGAACTTCAACTGGGATCAATATTGTTGCTGCAATACAGCTAGCTAAAGAGCTAGGTCCTGGAAAGAGGGTAGTTACTGTGGCCGTGGATACTGGTCTCAAGTATCTCAATGGCACGCTTTTTGCAGACGATTAG
- a CDS encoding taurine catabolism dioxygenase tauD, tfdA family domain-containing protein, which produces MAPALVETTTTTSNNGPVPASVYKLDLGQYKEIDLTYIDKDAEEGKAGGPAAHYPHYLPTWNPEQKYPPLTPFEHYEHGKDADTSYPNLLPSGVKVTELTPSIGSEVRGIQLSSLSDAGKDELAHYVAKRKVVAFRDQDFADLPIADALKFGSYFGRHHIHPTSGSPENYPEVHLVHRGVNDKGHLDYFKTRTSSVAWHSDVSYEAQPPGTTFLYILDKPETGGDTIFVDAVTAYKRLSPLFQERLHGLQATHSGIEQVNAAAARNSIKRRDPVVHAHPIIRTHPATGEKAIYVNPQFTRDIVGLKKEESDTILKFLYDHLALGADFQARVKWEDKTVVVWDNRVTQHSALVDWENGQRRHLARITPQAERPFETPFQG; this is translated from the exons ATGGCTCCCGCATTGGTTGAGACTACTACCACTACCAGCAACAACGGCCCTGTTCCGGCATCCGTTTATAAGCTGGATCTTGGACAGTacaaggagattgatctGACCTACATTGACAAGGACGCTGAGGAGGGCAAGGCTGGCGGCCCTGCTGCCCAC TACCCTCACTACCTCCCAACATGGAACCCAGAACAGAAGTACCCTCCTCTTACGCCTTTTGAGCACTACGAGCATGGCAAGGATGCCGATACCTCGTATcccaatcttcttcccagCGGAGTCAAGGTCACGGAGCTCACTCCCTCCATCGGCTCCGAAGTGAGAGGCATCCAGCTGTCCTCCCTCAGCGACGCCGGCAAAGATGAACTGGCTCACTACGTCGCCAAGCGCAAGGTTGTGGCCTTCCGAGACCAGGACTTTGCTGATCTGCCCATTGCCGACGCCCTCAAGTTCGGCTCATACTTTGGACGTCACCACATTCACCCCACATCCGGCTCCCCTGAGAACTACCCCGAGGTTCATCTCGTCCACCGTGGCGTGAACGACAAGGGCCACTTGGACTACTTCAAGACCAGAACCAGTTCTGTGGCATGGCACTCTGATGTTTCATACGAGGCTCAGCCTCCCGGAACCACCTTCTTGTACATCTTGGACAAGCCTGAGACTGGAGGCGACACCATCTTCGTTGATGCCGTCACGGCATACAAGCGACTCAGCCCTCTCTTCCAGGAGCGTCTGCATGGCCTCCAGGCTACCCACTCGGGTATTGAGCAGGTcaatgccgccgctgctcgcaacagcatcaagcgACGAGACCCTGTCGTTCATGCTCACCCCATCATCCGAACTCACCCTGCTACGGGAGAGAAGGCCATTTATGTCAACCCTCAGT TCACTCGCGACATTGTTGGcctgaagaaggaagagTCCGACACTATCCTCAAGTTCCTGTATGATCATCTAGCTCTCGGAGCCGACTTCCAGGCTCGCGTCAAATGGGAGGACAAGACTGTTGTTGTCTGGGACAACAGAGTCACCCAGCACAGCGCCCTGGTGGATTGGGAGAACGGACAGAGGCGACACCTTGCTCGCATTACGCCCCAGGCGGAGAGACCCTTCGAGACTCCGTTCCAGGGTTGA
- a CDS encoding FAD binding domain-containing protein has protein sequence MPASDSLPSIAIIGGGPSGLCLGVLLYKHGIPFTIYELRDKPDDSSLLTPSGMLDLHQESGLAAIRACGLWEDFQKHILDCSEELVVMNKHARVTHRDNGGPGPQSRPEIARNTLTHLLLASIPTERINWECKLLSASRTSTNRISLDFGTKGIFEHDFVVGADGAWSKIRNLITTVQPYYGGMQYLTLDILNATTRYPALSTLVGSGSCFILGSKKGVVSHRGVQDSIRLYVGVSTEDETPFCEPSAVLEAGSLKKALIDSSDLFGTWGEQVKDLISTAVDETLATANATQLSEPKPLYMLPIGHTWEAQPGVAIIGDAAHLMMPWAGEGVNLALWDSLDLANTIIQSWDKVESAAEFQQIMTPLVSEFDTKMFERSKRAAEETWQNSKMLFSDDGAQAMADMMAAFQQMAS, from the coding sequence ATGCCAGCCTCAGATTCACTTCCCAGCATCGCTATCATTGGCGGAGGGCCGTCTGGTCTCTGTCTTGGCGTTCTCCTCTATAAACATGGGATTCCATTCACAATTTATGAACTTCGGGACAAACCCGACGATTCGAGTCTTCTGACGCCATCCGGCATGTTAGATCTTCACCAAGAGTCTGGACTAGCAGCCATACGCGCCTGTGGTCTGTGGGAAGACTTCCAGAAGCATATCCTTGACTGCAGTGAAGAGCTCGTCGTCATGAATAAGCATGCCCGGGTAACTCATAGAGACAATGGAGGTCCAGGGCCTCAAAGCCGCCCCGAAATTGCGCGTAACACACTCACGCACTTGTTGCTCGCGTCGATACCCACTGAGCGTATAAACTGGGAGTGCAAGCTGCTAAGCGCAAGCCGAACATCTACGAACCGAATTTCCCTTGATTTCGGTACCAAAGGAATCTTTGAGCACGATTTCGTGGTGGGCGCAGATGGGGCTTGGTCCAAGATTCGCAATCTTATAACAACAGTCCAGCCCTATTACGGCGGCATGCAATATCTCACATTAGACATCCTCAACGCTACAACTCGCTATCCTGCTTTGTCTACCCTGGTTGGCTCTGGCTCGTGCTTCATTCTCGGCAGTAAAAAGGGTGTTGTAAGCCATCGTGGGGTACAAGACTCCATTCGCCTTTACGTTGGAGTCTCGACAGAAGATGAAACTCCATTTTGCGAACCTTCGGCAGTCTTGGAAGCCGGAAGCCTGAAAAAAGCCTTGATAGACAGTTCAGATCTTTTTGGTACTTGGGGTGAGCAAGTCAAAGATCTTATTTCCACTGCCGTCGACGAAACACTGGCTACAGCAAACGCGACTCAATTGTCTGAGCCAAAGCCCCTGTACATGCTCCCCATTGGCCATACATGGGAGGCACAACCGGGCGTTGCTATCATTGGCGATGCGGCTCatttgatgatgccatgggcAGGGGAAGGCGTCAACCTTGCATTGTGGGATTCGTTGGATCTTGCGAATACAATCATCCAATCGTGGGATAAGGTCGAAAGCGCTGCAGAATTCCAACAGATCATGACACCTCTGGTTTCAGAATTCGATACAAAGATGTTCGAAAGATCTAAACGAGCGGCAGAAGAAACGTGGCAAAATTCCAAGATGCTGTTTTCCGACGATGGAGCGCAGGCAATGGCTGATATGATGGCAGCATTTCAGCAAATGGCATCATGA
- a CDS encoding major facilitator superfamily domain-containing protein encodes MATSTTTAVELVELPIQNNASGHNRFHNNAVVDESQTSSSDDVLEASRLADSVVPDGGYGWVVVGACAIITWWFVGMGYSWGVLQGALVEKGLSSPATLSYVGSLAIALISCLAILNARIIRAIGAQRTAILGIFLLGMSEIVSSFAVSSLAGLFVTSGVTLGLGMSLCFMAVSATPAQYFSKKRGLANGIVFAGGGFGGATTSFLLDAVIQRHGIAWAYRVLGLVTLATGLPAAWLVKERSPVKTASFIEWRLFRDLGFVIIFTAGAIATFPLLVPAFFIPLYSRSVGLSASTGAGLLAGFNLSSAAGRILCGFLCDRFGALNVLMFSLLINAVTMLAIWPASKTLAPLIVFVVINGAANGGFFSTMPTVVGNVFGSQRVSVAMAMIVTGWGGGYLMGSPIAGYLLDAYGGTGGGFEAYRPAITYAGCMGLGATALVAVARFRKNRAFFAKV; translated from the exons ATGGCGACTTCAACGACCACCGCAGTTGAGCTCGTTGAGCTTCCCATACAGAATAACGCATCTGGGCATAACCGGTTTCACAACAATGCAGTCGTTGACGAGTCTCAAACCTCGTCATCTGATGATGTCTTGGAAGCTTCTCGTCTAGCAGACTCGGTCGTGCCGGATGGAGGATATGGCTGGGTCGTCGTTGGTGCCTGTGCCATCATCACGTGGTGG TTTGTAGGAATGGGCTATAGCTGGGGTGTACTCCAAGGAGCTCTTGTGGAAAAGGGACTCTCAAGTCCCGCAACTTTGTCATATGTTGGCTCATTGGCCATTGCCCTCATCTCCTGCTTGGCTATTCTCAATGCGCGCATCATCCGAGCAATTGGGGCCCAGCGAACAGCCATCCTAGGCATTTTTCTCCTCGGCATGTCTGAAATAGTGAGCAGCTTCGCAGTCTCCAGCCTCGCAGGATTGTTCGTCACCTCTGGCGTTACTCTCGGTCTTGGGATGAGCCTCTGTTTCATGGCTGTATCTGCTACCCCGGCACAGTATTTCAGCAAGAAGAGGGGACTGGCAAACGGCATCGTATTCGCTGGAGGAGGCTTTGGTGGAGCGACTACGAGTTTTCTCTTAGATGCAGTAATTCAGCGACACGGAATTGCATGGGCGTATCGAGTTCTTGGACTTGTGACACTGGCTACCGGTCTCCCTGCGGCATGGTTGGTGAAAGAGAGATCGCCAGTCAAAACCGCAAGCTTCATCGAATG GCGTCTTTTCCGCGATCTCGGGTTCGTAATCATATTCACCGCTGGCGCGATTGcaacttttcctctcttgGTTCCCGCGTTCTTTATTCCGCTCTACAGCAGGTCTGTCGGTCTGTCTGCATCGACTGGTGCTGGTCTCCTGGCGGGCTTTAATCTCTCATCCGCTGCAGGGAGGATTCTCTGTGGCTTCCTTTGTGACAGATTTGGCGCTCTCAACGTATTAATGTTTTCTCTGTTGATTAACGCCGTTACTATGTTAGCGATATGGCCTGCTTCGAAAACCCTGGCTCCACTAATTGTTTTCGTTGTTATCAACGGTGCAGCTAACGGtggcttcttttccaccATGCCTACGGTGGTGGGTAATGTCTTTGGGTCTCAGAGAGTGTCtgtggccatggccatgattgtTACTGGTTGGGGCGGTGGATATCTCATG GGTTCACCAATCGCTGGATATCTTCTCGATGCCTACGGAGGAACAGGGGGCGGATTCGAGGCATACAGACCCGCCATCACATATGCTGGCTGCATGGGATTGGGAGCTACGGCTCTCGTGGCAGTTGCCAGATTCCGGAAGAATCGCGCATTTTTTGCGAAAGTTTAG